One stretch of Rathayibacter festucae DSM 15932 DNA includes these proteins:
- a CDS encoding ABC transporter substrate-binding protein, translated as MLESRRARIATAIAGAATLALLVSGCSSGSGAAEDGDIELTVTTFGAMGFDDLYAEYEEAHPGVTIVPNNIDTGGNARTDAFTKLAAGSGLADVVAIEEGWLGSIMEVSDQFVDLRDHGIEDRKADWVDWKYEQAVDPDGRVIGYGTDIGPEGLCYSTAAFEAAGLPTDRAAVAELLGGADATWEDYLAAGKQYHDATGKAWYDQSGFVWNAMVNQLPEGYYTADGELNIDGNAELQERWGWITDGAASGLSAAQKAWDWNKGKSFNDGTFATFVCPGWMLGQVKAQVEAGGGDPEATGWDFADVFPGGAANWGGSFLSVPTQSKHPAEAAELASWLSEPEQQIAAFDATGPFPSTVSAQEQLASAAAPDPALNGSPTGAILAERAQGVVAQYKGPDDSLIQENVFGPVLQKVDRGELDGDKGWNEALSLLDELVD; from the coding sequence GTGCTCGAATCACGACGCGCCAGGATCGCCACGGCGATCGCCGGCGCCGCCACCCTGGCCCTGCTCGTCTCCGGCTGCTCGTCCGGATCCGGCGCGGCCGAGGACGGCGACATCGAACTGACCGTGACCACGTTCGGCGCCATGGGGTTCGACGACCTCTACGCCGAGTACGAGGAGGCCCACCCGGGCGTCACGATCGTCCCGAACAACATCGACACCGGCGGCAACGCCCGGACCGACGCGTTCACCAAGCTCGCCGCGGGCTCCGGCCTCGCCGACGTCGTCGCCATCGAGGAGGGCTGGCTCGGCTCGATCATGGAGGTCTCCGACCAGTTCGTCGACCTGCGCGACCACGGCATCGAGGACCGCAAGGCCGACTGGGTCGACTGGAAGTACGAGCAGGCCGTCGACCCCGACGGGCGCGTCATCGGCTACGGCACCGACATCGGCCCCGAGGGCCTCTGCTACAGCACCGCCGCCTTCGAGGCCGCGGGCCTGCCCACCGATCGCGCCGCCGTCGCGGAGCTGCTCGGCGGCGCGGACGCGACCTGGGAGGACTACCTCGCGGCCGGGAAGCAGTACCACGACGCCACCGGCAAGGCCTGGTACGACCAGTCCGGCTTCGTCTGGAACGCGATGGTCAACCAGCTCCCCGAGGGCTACTACACCGCCGACGGCGAGCTGAACATCGACGGCAACGCCGAGCTGCAGGAGCGCTGGGGCTGGATCACCGACGGCGCCGCCTCCGGACTCTCGGCCGCGCAGAAGGCCTGGGACTGGAACAAGGGCAAGTCGTTCAACGACGGCACCTTCGCGACGTTCGTCTGCCCGGGCTGGATGCTCGGCCAGGTGAAGGCGCAGGTCGAGGCCGGTGGCGGCGATCCCGAGGCCACCGGCTGGGACTTCGCCGACGTCTTCCCCGGCGGCGCGGCCAACTGGGGCGGCTCGTTCCTCTCCGTCCCGACGCAGTCGAAGCACCCCGCCGAGGCCGCGGAGCTCGCCTCGTGGCTGAGCGAGCCGGAGCAGCAGATCGCCGCGTTCGACGCGACCGGTCCGTTCCCGAGCACCGTCTCCGCCCAGGAGCAGCTCGCCTCCGCCGCCGCGCCCGACCCGGCGCTGAACGGCTCGCCGACCGGCGCGATCCTCGCCGAGCGCGCCCAGGGCGTCGTCGCCCAGTACAAGGGTCCGGACGACTCGCTGATCCAGGAGAACGTCTTCGGCCCGGTGCTGCAGAAGGTCGACCGCGGCGAGCTCGACGGCGACAAGGGCTGGAACGAGGCGCTCTCGCTCCTCGACGAGCTGGTCGACTGA
- the aqpZ gene encoding aquaporin Z, with protein MPSSKPASRTTSEQRKEHAEQYSAAARYASEAFGTFLLVAGGVGTAVFASAFPDSGNALGVGFLGVALAFGLTLVAGIYAVGHISGGHFNPAVSIGFALAGRTEWRHIPGYIVAQLVGGIAGAGVVALIAADGPAGYFDAARASGFASNGYGAASPGGFGLGAVILAEVVLTAVFVGVILSVTSKSEYKSVAPIAIGLTLTLVHLISIPISNTSVNPARSIAAAVFAGPDALGQVWVFLLAPVLGAAIAGLASKTLHRSR; from the coding sequence ATGCCGTCATCGAAGCCCGCCAGCCGCACCACGAGTGAGCAGCGGAAGGAGCACGCCGAGCAGTACTCCGCCGCCGCGCGCTACGCCTCCGAGGCGTTCGGCACCTTCCTGCTCGTCGCGGGCGGCGTCGGCACGGCGGTCTTCGCCTCCGCCTTCCCGGACAGCGGCAACGCGCTCGGCGTCGGCTTCCTCGGCGTCGCGCTCGCCTTCGGGCTCACGCTGGTCGCCGGGATCTACGCCGTCGGCCACATCTCGGGCGGGCACTTCAACCCGGCCGTCTCGATCGGCTTCGCCCTCGCGGGGCGGACGGAGTGGCGGCACATCCCCGGCTACATCGTCGCCCAGCTCGTCGGCGGCATCGCCGGCGCCGGAGTCGTCGCGCTGATCGCGGCCGACGGGCCGGCCGGCTACTTCGACGCCGCCCGCGCCTCGGGCTTCGCCTCGAACGGCTACGGCGCCGCCTCCCCCGGCGGCTTCGGGCTCGGCGCGGTCATCCTGGCCGAGGTCGTGCTGACGGCCGTCTTCGTCGGCGTGATCCTCTCCGTCACCTCGAAGAGCGAGTACAAGTCCGTCGCCCCGATCGCGATCGGCCTCACGCTGACCCTCGTGCACCTGATCAGCATCCCGATCAGCAACACCTCGGTGAACCCGGCCCGCTCGATCGCGGCCGCCGTCTTCGCCGGCCCCGACGCGCTCGGCCAGGTATGGGTGTTCCTGCTGGCGCCGGTGCTCGGCGCGGCAATCGCCGGCCTCGCCTCGAAGACGCTGCACCGCAGCCGCTGA
- a CDS encoding helix-turn-helix transcriptional regulator, translating into MEPAETAAETPDETPASRSLLQQHARTVAEQADRHAVALESVLAALRAERLDDRAARTVAIDIAANALVELRTASDEQRSAMLEPVVGAFARLRRDLSPLVRFGDLDVQFVEPPATGRALPGEVAHAARAIVRSAVLAFVESEQTRRVRIQWDCDGLNLLVEIRDDGRGELTTRDEALRPIAERVRGLDGELSIASTAGWGSTLSIRLPLDPPAQPDGLDVAELSAREREVLNLITLGASNQRIADDLGISGNTAKFHVSNLLRKAGARNRAELAALAR; encoded by the coding sequence ATGGAGCCCGCCGAGACCGCAGCCGAGACACCCGACGAGACCCCCGCCTCCCGCTCGCTGCTGCAGCAGCACGCCCGCACCGTCGCCGAGCAGGCCGACCGGCACGCGGTGGCGCTGGAGTCGGTGCTCGCCGCCCTGCGCGCCGAGCGCCTGGACGATCGGGCGGCCCGCACCGTCGCGATCGACATCGCGGCGAACGCGCTGGTCGAGCTGCGCACCGCCTCCGACGAGCAGCGCAGTGCGATGCTCGAGCCCGTCGTCGGCGCCTTCGCCCGGCTGCGGCGCGACCTGAGCCCGCTGGTGCGCTTCGGCGACCTGGACGTGCAGTTCGTCGAGCCGCCGGCGACCGGTCGCGCGCTGCCCGGCGAGGTCGCGCACGCGGCGCGTGCGATCGTGCGGAGCGCCGTGCTGGCGTTCGTGGAGTCGGAGCAGACGCGCCGGGTGCGGATCCAGTGGGACTGCGACGGGCTGAACCTGCTGGTCGAGATCCGCGACGACGGCCGCGGCGAGCTGACCACCCGCGACGAGGCGCTGCGCCCGATCGCGGAGCGCGTGCGCGGTCTCGACGGCGAGCTGTCGATCGCGTCGACGGCGGGCTGGGGCTCGACCCTGTCGATCCGCCTGCCGCTGGACCCGCCGGCTCAGCCGGACGGGCTCGACGTCGCCGAGCTGAGCGCCCGCGAGCGCGAGGTGCTGAACCTCATAACGCTCGGCGCGTCGAACCAGCGGATCGCGGACGACCTCGGCATCAGCGGCAACACCGCGAAGTTCCACGTGTCGAACCTGCTGCGCAAGGCCGGCGCGCGCAACCGGGCGGAGCTGGCCGCCCTCGCCCGGTGA
- a CDS encoding extracellular solute-binding protein, whose amino-acid sequence MASMKRRWLTGVGIASLATLGLTACSGGGGGASTDLTATGPITIWYSNNEQEVQWGKSMVDAWNADHPDEQITGQEIPAGKSSEEVIGAAITAGNAPCLVFNTAPSAVGQFERQGGLVNLSEFEDGVDYIETRSGDLAEQYQNADGEYFQMPWKSNPVVIFYNKDIFTAAGLDPENPSLATYDEFTATAKTLVESGAAPAAIQPAPTSEFFQTQFDFMPLYAAATGGTGLVEDGKATFADDAGYQVADFWKSLYDQGLAGREQYQGDAFADGQAAMSIVGPWAVSVYDDLNWGSVSVPTPDGTPAEDTWTFSDAKNVGLYSACENKGTAWDVLKFATSEEQDRSLLETTGQMPLRTDLQTTYADYFEANPAYQRFGDQASRTIEVPSGPNTVQMLQAIRDAWGKTVIFGDGDVQSALDGAAETVTGLAGQQ is encoded by the coding sequence ATGGCCTCGATGAAGAGACGCTGGCTGACCGGAGTGGGCATCGCCTCGCTCGCGACCCTCGGACTGACTGCCTGCAGCGGCGGCGGGGGAGGCGCCTCCACCGACCTGACCGCGACCGGTCCGATCACCATCTGGTACTCGAACAACGAGCAGGAGGTGCAGTGGGGCAAGTCCATGGTCGACGCCTGGAACGCCGACCACCCCGACGAGCAGATCACCGGCCAGGAGATCCCGGCCGGCAAGAGCAGCGAGGAGGTCATCGGCGCCGCGATCACCGCCGGCAACGCGCCCTGCCTCGTCTTCAACACGGCGCCCAGCGCGGTCGGCCAGTTCGAGCGCCAGGGCGGACTCGTGAACCTGTCCGAGTTCGAGGACGGCGTCGACTACATCGAGACCCGCAGCGGCGACCTCGCCGAGCAGTACCAGAACGCCGACGGCGAGTACTTCCAGATGCCGTGGAAGAGCAACCCGGTCGTCATCTTCTACAACAAGGACATCTTCACCGCGGCCGGCCTCGACCCGGAGAACCCCTCGCTCGCCACCTACGACGAGTTCACCGCCACCGCGAAGACCCTCGTCGAGTCCGGAGCCGCGCCCGCCGCGATCCAGCCCGCGCCGACCAGCGAGTTCTTCCAGACCCAGTTCGACTTCATGCCGCTCTACGCCGCGGCGACCGGAGGGACGGGGCTGGTCGAGGACGGCAAGGCCACCTTCGCCGACGACGCCGGCTACCAGGTCGCCGACTTCTGGAAGAGCCTCTACGATCAGGGCCTCGCCGGCCGCGAGCAGTACCAGGGCGACGCGTTCGCCGACGGCCAGGCCGCGATGTCGATCGTCGGCCCGTGGGCGGTCTCGGTCTACGACGACCTGAACTGGGGCTCCGTCTCCGTGCCCACCCCCGACGGCACGCCCGCCGAGGACACCTGGACCTTCAGCGACGCGAAGAACGTCGGCCTCTACTCCGCCTGCGAGAACAAGGGCACCGCCTGGGACGTCCTGAAGTTCGCCACCAGCGAGGAGCAGGACCGCTCGCTGCTGGAGACCACCGGCCAGATGCCGCTGCGCACCGACCTGCAGACCACCTACGCCGACTACTTCGAGGCCAACCCCGCCTACCAGCGCTTCGGCGACCAGGCCAGCCGCACCATCGAGGTGCCCTCCGGCCCGAACACCGTGCAGATGCTGCAGGCGATCCGCGACGCCTGGGGCAAGACCGTGATCTTCGGCGACGGCGACGTGCAGTCGGCGCTCGACGGGGCGGCGGAGACCGTCACCGGGCTCGCCGGCCAGCAGTGA
- a CDS encoding VOC family protein — MPSMFVNLPVTDLERAKAFYVALGFSINPAFSDHNAACVVVEEDHNYFMILVREYFQTFSDLPIGDPAVNPSVSTAIFLDTREAVDATVTAGLAAGGSESRPASDYGFMYQRQVSDPDGNLLEFGWMDPVAAAQGPEAFTGEQA, encoded by the coding sequence ATGCCCTCGATGTTCGTCAACCTGCCCGTCACCGATCTGGAGCGCGCGAAGGCGTTCTACGTCGCGCTGGGCTTCTCGATCAATCCGGCGTTCTCCGACCACAACGCGGCCTGCGTCGTGGTGGAGGAGGACCACAACTACTTCATGATCCTGGTGCGCGAGTACTTCCAGACCTTCAGCGACCTGCCGATCGGCGACCCGGCCGTGAACCCCTCCGTCTCGACCGCGATCTTCCTCGACACCCGCGAGGCCGTCGACGCCACCGTGACCGCCGGGCTCGCGGCGGGCGGCTCCGAGTCGCGGCCCGCCTCCGACTACGGCTTCATGTACCAGCGCCAGGTCTCCGACCCCGACGGCAACCTGCTCGAGTTCGGCTGGATGGACCCGGTCGCCGCGGCGCAGGGCCCGGAGGCGTTCACCGGCGAGCAGGCCTGA
- a CDS encoding winged helix-turn-helix transcriptional regulator, with the protein MAARDYGQYSALTRAVELVGERWALLIVRDLLVGPRRYSELAQGLARIPSNVLAGRLKELQAAGIIRRAPRSRIIVYELTPYGRELEPIVLALGAWGFKALGDPREEQVITPESMTVDLRTAFRPQVAAELPATVYAAQVGPAGLLIRVDGAALDVSRGEVAGGEAPVDLAFSTGADIRLLLSGELAPERAIATGAVTVLRGRDALLGRFASTFHLAA; encoded by the coding sequence ATGGCGGCACGCGACTACGGGCAGTACTCGGCGCTCACCCGCGCGGTCGAGCTGGTCGGCGAGCGCTGGGCGCTGCTGATCGTCCGGGATCTCCTGGTCGGGCCGCGCCGGTACAGCGAGCTCGCGCAGGGCCTCGCGCGGATCCCGAGCAACGTGCTGGCCGGCCGGCTGAAGGAGCTGCAGGCGGCCGGGATCATCCGGCGAGCGCCGCGCTCGCGCATCATCGTCTACGAGCTGACGCCCTACGGCCGCGAGCTCGAGCCGATCGTGCTCGCGCTCGGCGCCTGGGGGTTCAAGGCGCTGGGCGATCCGCGCGAGGAGCAGGTGATCACCCCCGAGTCGATGACGGTGGATCTGCGCACCGCGTTCCGGCCGCAGGTCGCGGCCGAGCTGCCGGCGACGGTGTACGCGGCGCAGGTCGGACCGGCCGGGCTGCTGATCCGCGTCGACGGGGCGGCGCTGGACGTGTCGCGCGGCGAGGTGGCGGGCGGCGAGGCTCCCGTGGACCTCGCGTTCTCGACCGGTGCGGACATCCGGCTGCTGCTGTCGGGCGAGCTCGCGCCGGAGCGGGCGATCGCGACCGGCGCGGTCACGGTGCTCCGCGGGCGGGACGCGCTGCTCGGGCGGTTCGCGAGCACGTTCCACCTCGCGGCGTGA
- a CDS encoding carbohydrate ABC transporter permease: protein MTTLAPKAPASQGAGAPRPQDKRSLLRRVLGPQPFGLLLGSPYLLFVLAVFAFPVGYSVYIAFHDFFFAAPGVQVERPFVGFDNFVTAFSSPQVIRSFGNIGIFLVINVPLTVVLSLLLASALDKVVHLRTFLRVSFYVPYVTASVAVVGVWLFLFNGNGLVNSLLGPLAPDPSWLINDKLAMPIIALYVTWKQLGFYILLYLAALQNVPKELYESASTDGAGRIRQFWSVTVPSVRPATLLVLLVSTVTGANLFTEPYLLTGGGGPNGASASPVLLMYQLGIQQGQPDVASAIGVVLVLLVLVIAYLQNRFAGERNS, encoded by the coding sequence ATGACGACTCTCGCCCCGAAGGCTCCGGCGTCGCAGGGCGCCGGAGCCCCGCGGCCGCAGGACAAGCGGAGCCTGCTCCGCCGCGTCCTCGGTCCGCAGCCGTTCGGGCTGCTGCTCGGCAGCCCCTACCTGCTGTTCGTGCTCGCGGTCTTCGCGTTCCCGGTCGGCTACTCCGTCTACATCGCCTTCCACGACTTCTTCTTCGCGGCCCCCGGCGTGCAGGTCGAGCGCCCGTTCGTCGGCTTCGACAACTTCGTCACCGCGTTCTCGAGCCCGCAGGTCATCCGCTCCTTCGGCAACATCGGGATCTTCCTGGTGATCAACGTGCCGCTGACGGTGGTGCTCTCGCTGCTGCTCGCCTCGGCGCTGGACAAGGTCGTGCACCTGCGCACGTTCCTCCGGGTCAGCTTCTACGTGCCCTACGTCACGGCGAGCGTCGCGGTCGTCGGCGTCTGGCTGTTCCTCTTCAACGGCAACGGACTCGTGAACAGCCTGCTCGGGCCGCTCGCGCCGGACCCGTCCTGGCTGATCAACGACAAGCTGGCGATGCCGATCATCGCGCTCTACGTCACCTGGAAGCAGCTCGGCTTCTACATCCTGCTGTACCTGGCGGCGCTGCAGAACGTGCCGAAGGAGCTCTACGAGTCGGCGTCGACCGACGGCGCGGGCCGCATCCGGCAGTTCTGGTCGGTGACCGTGCCGAGCGTGCGGCCGGCGACGCTGCTGGTGCTGCTCGTCTCCACCGTGACCGGCGCGAACCTCTTCACCGAGCCCTACCTGCTCACCGGCGGCGGCGGGCCCAACGGCGCCTCCGCCTCGCCCGTGCTGCTGATGTACCAGCTCGGCATCCAGCAGGGGCAGCCCGACGTGGCCTCGGCCATCGGCGTCGTGCTGGTGCTGCTCGTGCTCGTCATCGCCTACCTGCAGAACCGCTTTGCCGGGGAGAGGAACTCATGA
- a CDS encoding glycoside hydrolase family 130 protein yields MTPTPGTTTAATTRTAVPYRLERVGVVMEPLPGEPLEAEGVLNPGSGRGPDGELYLLPRMVAAGNVSRIGLARVLVEDGVPVGVERQGVVLAPDRGFERGATHSGVEDPRVTFIEALGLHVMTYVAYGPLGPRTALAVSEDLREWRRLGPVTFAYDEDLDIDLGLFHNKDTVFFPEIVAAPDGTRCFAVLHRPMWDLGETRPGEGVRLPAGVDDPRQSIWISYVPVDEVDRDLANLTRWTRHRFVAGPEFAYEELKIGGGPAPLRVPEGWLLLHHGVTGTIDSAFSQQQHVNYAAGAILLDADDPSKVIARTSEPLLEAETEEERSGIVPNVVFPTAIEEIDGRHYVFYGMADSKIGAARLLRTDE; encoded by the coding sequence ATGACTCCCACCCCCGGCACCACCACCGCTGCCACCACCCGCACCGCCGTCCCCTACCGCCTCGAGCGCGTCGGCGTCGTGATGGAGCCGCTGCCCGGCGAGCCGCTCGAGGCCGAGGGGGTGCTCAACCCCGGCAGCGGACGCGGACCCGACGGCGAGCTGTACCTCCTGCCCCGGATGGTCGCCGCCGGCAACGTCTCCCGGATCGGCCTGGCCCGGGTGCTCGTCGAGGACGGCGTGCCCGTCGGCGTCGAGCGCCAGGGCGTCGTGCTGGCGCCCGACCGCGGCTTCGAGCGCGGGGCGACGCACTCCGGCGTCGAGGATCCGCGGGTCACCTTCATCGAGGCGCTCGGTCTGCACGTGATGACCTATGTGGCGTACGGGCCGCTCGGGCCGCGGACGGCGCTCGCCGTCTCGGAGGACCTGCGCGAGTGGCGGCGCCTCGGCCCGGTGACCTTCGCCTACGACGAGGACCTCGACATCGACCTCGGGCTCTTCCACAACAAGGACACGGTGTTCTTCCCCGAGATCGTGGCGGCGCCGGACGGAACGCGCTGCTTCGCGGTGCTGCACCGGCCGATGTGGGACCTCGGCGAGACCCGGCCGGGGGAGGGCGTGCGGCTGCCCGCCGGCGTCGACGACCCGCGGCAGAGCATCTGGATCAGCTACGTGCCGGTCGACGAGGTGGACCGCGACCTGGCGAACCTGACCCGCTGGACCCGGCACCGCTTCGTCGCGGGCCCCGAGTTCGCCTACGAGGAGCTGAAGATCGGCGGTGGCCCCGCGCCGCTGCGGGTGCCCGAGGGCTGGCTGCTGCTGCACCACGGCGTCACCGGCACCATCGACAGCGCCTTCTCGCAGCAGCAGCACGTCAACTACGCGGCCGGTGCGATCCTCCTCGACGCCGACGACCCCTCGAAGGTGATCGCCCGCACCTCCGAGCCCCTGCTCGAGGCCGAGACGGAGGAGGAGCGCAGCGGCATCGTCCCGAACGTCGTCTTCCCCACCGCCATCGAGGAGATCGACGGCCGCCACTACGTCTTCTACGGCATGGCCGACTCCAAGATCGGCGCGGCCCGCCTGCTCCGCACGGACGAGTAG
- a CDS encoding LacI family DNA-binding transcriptional regulator, whose translation MAARPTILDVARAAGVSKALVSFALNDRPGVSPESRERILRVAGELGYRPSLTARSLSTSVSFAVGLVVARDPEVIAADPFFPAFISGVERVLAEHGRVLVLSVVDLGASEEAVYRTLAADRRVDGVFLSDLREADARPALLAELGLPAVTLGRLDGSASPAVVMDDTAGITGAVQHLAALGHRRIAHVAGSGHLLHSLRRREAFERACADAGLEPGPVIVTDFSAGQGASATETLLDSAVPPTAIVFANDPMAIAGLGVAHTRGLRLPDDLSITGFDDSEIAAHVYPSLTSARTRPARWGEAAARTLLDLIENGTAPDVDLEPAGLVVRHSTAPPRSRIPIPTP comes from the coding sequence ATGGCGGCACGACCGACGATCCTCGACGTCGCCCGCGCGGCCGGCGTCAGCAAGGCGCTCGTCTCCTTCGCGCTGAACGACCGGCCGGGCGTCTCGCCGGAGTCGCGCGAGCGGATCCTCCGCGTCGCCGGCGAGCTCGGCTACCGCCCCAGCCTCACGGCACGCTCGCTCTCCACGAGCGTCTCCTTCGCGGTCGGGCTCGTGGTCGCCCGCGACCCCGAGGTCATCGCGGCCGATCCGTTCTTCCCCGCCTTCATCTCCGGGGTCGAGCGGGTGCTCGCCGAGCACGGCCGGGTGCTGGTGCTCAGCGTCGTCGACCTGGGCGCCTCCGAGGAGGCGGTCTACCGCACGCTCGCGGCCGACCGCCGCGTCGACGGCGTCTTCCTCAGCGACCTGCGCGAGGCCGACGCCCGGCCCGCCCTGCTCGCCGAGCTCGGCCTGCCCGCGGTCACCCTCGGCCGGCTCGACGGCTCGGCCTCGCCCGCGGTCGTGATGGACGACACCGCCGGCATCACCGGCGCCGTGCAGCACCTCGCCGCACTGGGCCACCGCCGCATCGCGCACGTCGCCGGCTCCGGCCACCTGCTGCACTCCCTCCGCCGCCGCGAGGCGTTCGAGCGCGCCTGCGCCGACGCCGGCCTTGAGCCGGGCCCCGTCATCGTCACCGACTTCAGCGCCGGCCAGGGCGCGAGCGCCACCGAGACCCTCCTCGACTCCGCCGTGCCGCCCACCGCGATCGTCTTCGCCAACGACCCGATGGCCATCGCCGGCCTCGGCGTCGCGCACACCCGCGGGCTGCGCCTGCCGGACGACCTCTCGATCACCGGCTTCGACGACTCCGAGATCGCCGCGCACGTCTACCCGTCGCTCACCTCCGCCCGCACGCGCCCCGCGCGCTGGGGCGAGGCGGCCGCGCGGACCCTCCTCGACCTGATCGAGAACGGCACCGCCCCCGACGTCGACCTCGAGCCCGCCGGACTCGTGGTCCGCCACTCGACCGCGCCACCGCGGTCCCGAATCCCGATCCCGACCCCCTGA
- the hxlB gene encoding 6-phospho-3-hexuloisomerase gives MPGTDDPTTDVTTDPAQALAAIVAEVSKATAALTTDRLEPVAELLADAERVFVHGAGRSGLALRMTAMRLMHLGLVVHVVGDVTTPAIREGDVLLTASGSGTTGGIVRAAQSAVDAGARVAAITTAAGSPLAELASAVVIVPAADKLDRSGAASAQYSGGLFEQVVVLTGDALFHALWKRGGASADELWPRHANLE, from the coding sequence ATGCCCGGAACCGACGACCCCACCACCGACGTCACCACCGACCCCGCCCAGGCCCTCGCCGCGATCGTCGCCGAGGTCTCGAAGGCGACCGCCGCGCTCACGACCGACCGCCTCGAGCCCGTCGCCGAGCTGCTCGCGGACGCCGAGCGCGTCTTCGTGCACGGCGCCGGCCGCTCCGGCCTCGCCCTGCGGATGACCGCCATGCGCCTGATGCACCTCGGTCTCGTCGTGCACGTGGTCGGCGACGTCACCACCCCCGCGATCCGCGAGGGCGACGTGCTGCTCACCGCGAGCGGCTCCGGCACCACCGGCGGAATCGTGCGCGCCGCGCAGTCCGCCGTCGACGCCGGAGCGCGGGTCGCCGCGATCACCACCGCCGCCGGATCCCCGCTGGCCGAGCTCGCCTCCGCCGTCGTGATCGTGCCGGCCGCCGACAAGCTCGACCGCTCGGGCGCCGCCTCGGCGCAGTACTCCGGCGGCCTCTTCGAGCAGGTCGTCGTGCTCACCGGCGACGCCCTGTTCCACGCGCTCTGGAAGCGCGGCGGCGCGAGCGCCGACGAGCTCTGGCCGCGCCACGCGAACCTCGAATGA
- a CDS encoding carbohydrate ABC transporter permease yields MSTLASAGGATSAVPAAAAAPPTRRKRPASSRSAVILRGVVLALGAIVFLFPFYYMVIGSLQTDPDPTLAGAIPEAGNLTLDNYVNVNERIDLLTGLINSGIFTGGVLLCTIVFGVLAGYALAMLEWRGRNAVFALALLVQVIPFQLLQIPLYVLIARDYGLADSHLGMILPFAINSTAVIIFRQYFLQLPKELFEAARIDGAGEIKLLWNIALPLVRPALVTAVLLTFIGPWNEFLWPFLITKDASLQPLAVSLANYISNVASSTDNPFGAILAGAVVLAAPVVVLFIVFQRYFVSTDLGSGVKG; encoded by the coding sequence ATGAGCACGCTCGCCAGTGCCGGAGGCGCGACCTCCGCGGTCCCCGCCGCCGCCGCCGCCCCGCCGACTCGGCGGAAGCGCCCGGCCTCGAGCCGATCGGCCGTGATCCTCCGCGGCGTGGTGCTCGCGCTCGGCGCGATCGTCTTCCTGTTCCCCTTCTACTACATGGTGATCGGCTCGCTGCAGACCGACCCCGACCCCACCCTGGCCGGGGCCATCCCCGAGGCGGGCAACCTCACCCTCGACAACTACGTCAACGTGAACGAGCGGATCGACCTGCTCACCGGCCTGATCAACTCCGGGATCTTCACCGGCGGCGTGCTGCTCTGCACGATCGTCTTCGGGGTGCTGGCGGGCTACGCACTCGCCATGCTCGAGTGGCGCGGCCGCAACGCGGTGTTCGCGCTCGCGCTGCTGGTGCAGGTCATCCCGTTCCAGCTGCTGCAGATCCCGCTCTACGTGCTGATCGCCCGCGACTACGGACTCGCGGACAGCCACCTGGGCATGATCCTGCCGTTCGCGATCAACTCGACGGCGGTGATCATCTTCCGGCAGTACTTCCTGCAGCTCCCCAAGGAGCTGTTCGAGGCCGCGCGGATCGACGGGGCCGGCGAGATCAAGCTGCTGTGGAACATCGCGCTGCCGCTCGTGCGCCCCGCGCTCGTCACGGCCGTGCTGCTCACCTTCATCGGCCCCTGGAACGAGTTCCTCTGGCCGTTCCTGATCACGAAGGACGCGTCGCTGCAGCCGCTCGCCGTGTCCCTCGCCAACTACATCTCCAACGTCGCGTCGTCGACCGACAACCCGTTCGGCGCGATCCTCGCGGGCGCCGTCGTGCTGGCCGCCCCCGTCGTCGTGCTCTTCATCGTGTTCCAGCGCTACTTCGTCTCGACGGATCTCGGATCCGGAGTGAAAGGATGA